DNA from Merismopedia glauca CCAP 1448/3:
ACAGTTATGGCTTATATCGAACCCGCCCAACTTATATCAAACCCGCCCAGCCTACACAGGTTAATTACTTAATAAGTAAGAAATTTCCCAATGCCCCATTACCCTATGCCCAATCAACAATTAACAATCAACAATCAACAATTTTTATTGGTGATGAGGATAAATTAGTGAAATCGAAGTCATTAAAAACTGAATCTTTAGATCTCAGTTGGTTTACAGTTGTTTTTTTCGCTATTGCTCACGCTATAGCTGCTTTAGCTCCTTGGTTTTTCTCTTGGAGTGCATTAGGCGTGATGTTGTTTCTCCACTGGCTATTTGGCAGCATTGGGGTTTGTCTGGGATATCATCGGTTATTGAGTCATCGCAGCTTTCAAGTCCCGAAATGGTTAGAATATGCGATCGCTGTTGTCGGTGCGCTATCTTTGCAAGGGGGTCCTATTTTCTGGGTAGCCGGACATCGGTTGCACCATGCCTACACTGAAGATACCCAAAAAGACCCATATTCAGCCCAAAAAGGTTTCTGGTGGAGCCATATCTTGTGGATGTTTTACCCGCGTCCTGAATTCTTTGAATACGAT
Protein-coding regions in this window:
- a CDS encoding acyl-CoA desaturase, yielding MKSKSLKTESLDLSWFTVVFFAIAHAIAALAPWFFSWSALGVMLFLHWLFGSIGVCLGYHRLLSHRSFQVPKWLEYAIAVVGALSLQGGPIFWVAGHRLHHAYTEDTQKDPYSAQKGFWWSHILWMFYPRPEFFEYDRYKRFAPDLDRDPFYRWLNRNFFLLQIPLALLLFWLGGWSFIIYGVFLRAVFLWHTTWFINSVTHMWGYRTFDCPDNSRNLWWAALLTYGEGWHNNHHAYPHVAKCGWRWWEIDMTWWAIVLLKNLGWAKNVNLPPV